GAAGGAACATTAAAAGCTCCTGAAAGTATAAAAGGAGATACATGGGTCAGTTTTGAACACGTTGATCAGTTTACAATGTCTGGTGGTGGAATTTTTGATGGTCAAGGGCAAAGTGCATGGGGAAAAAATGATTGTGCAAAAGATGCGACATGTGATGCAATGGCTTATGTAAGctatttttaacatttagTTACATTACAATCTcctttattttagaataatataattatttatattgttgaTAATGCTTCTAAcaaaattttacttattctTTTTTGGAAACTCTTATTAGAATTTAAGGTTCAATTACCTCAACAAAGCTTTGATCCATGATATAACTTCCCTCAACAGTAAGAATTTTCATGTCAATGTCTTGGGATGCAATGACATTACCTTTAAAAGCTTCACAATTACTGCACCTGCAACTAGCCTCAATACAGATGGAATTCATATTGGACGATCAAAAGGCGTTAATGTTATTGACTCAAAGATTGGCACCGGTGATGATTGCATCTCCATTGGTGATGGTAGCCAACAAGTACATATCACAAATGTAAAATGTGGACCAGGCCATGGCATTAGCATTGGAAGTCTAGGGAGGTATCCTAATGAAGAGCCTGTGTCTGGAATCTTCGTTCAACATTGTACCCTCTCAAATACTGATAATGGTTTGAGAATTAAATCTTGGCCTGGACTAGAAAGTGGTACTGCAGCTGATTTGCATTTCGAAGATATTATCATGGAAAATGTGAAGAATCCTATCCTTATAGATCAAATGTACTGTCCATATAATCAGTGCAACCATAACGTAAGTATTTATGTAGTTTACAATGAAAATGATTTACAAAAGGAATATCAGTTATcaagattttatatatttattaaatatatcactaattgtttttccttttctaatttttgatttttagtCAGCATCAAAGGTAAAGATTAGTAAAGTTAGCTTCAAGCGTATAACAGGCACTTCTGCAACTCCTCTTGCTGTTCAACTTGTTTGTAGTAGTGGTCTCCCATGTGAAAGTATAGAACTTGAAGACGTTGATCTTAAATATACTGGTGGCGGCGGTCCTGCAACATCTGAGTGCAGTAATGTGAAGCCGAAAATTGCAGGAACATTTACTGTAGCTGGATGCGAAGCTTAAAATCACATCTGCAGTAGTGTGGTTTGTAGTTGACGTATTCAAATGAaaacaatatttttgttttgaggATCACCCAGGTTTTTTAATGCTTGTAAGCAAGCATAAGTGGTGAACGCCCTTCAGTTTATTATcgataaataatatattctctTTAATTGcccaaatttttattttttttaatgctaCTTTTCTACCCTAGAAATCTGCAATGGTAATCTGTGATTTATCtcttatattagttttattcaattcttttaatgaGTATATATTTCAGTTTATCATACTTAAAATTGCTTATAGATCTCTTATCACACTTACTCAAATTTTAAGCTGAGTTAAATTCCTAAGGAAATTCTTAGTTAATTTTGAGCCTGGTCCATTTCTCATTGTCCAAATTTGgccaaaataatataaagtaaatttatattcCATTGAAATCTAATCCTAATTGCAATTATATAACTTTCTCGAAAACAGAATAATTATATCTTTGAGTTTTCATTTCGTTAGCACTTACAGTGTTTCTAATTATCATTACAATCACCAGATGGAAACAATGATAACAGCGCTGCCACCAACTTTGCAATATTGGATGCCAGACTTAAAATCATATCTGTAAAATATGAATGTAATAAggtgaataatattttattcttacagTTAATGTATTCAATGCCTTGTTTTGACCCATTATCTTACTTTGAGATGGATTATGAGTGAGTgcattattgataaattaaacaatgtttttagttttctagttcttaaatatttaacaGAACTTTTCTAACCTAGGAATCCATgctgatttttctttctttcgtTGTGGTTTAATCAGTATTGTTTAGATCATACACTTTCTACTTGTATGAATTTCACTTTCACATCCATAAGACTTCACAAGATATTATAGCcatggttttattttcttttctatggTAATTTATAAGCTTTTCTCGCACAAACATGACAAGGGCTTTGATAAGGGgtgttttgatattttataggttttattttgctttacaaaaattgtattaatctatttttataaacttgtttgaaaatgattatctagatttaaaactaaaagtgTATTTAggaagtaattaatttttagatttatagtACAGTTTATTAAGCTTTCTcagaaagaaaagtaaaattcaagtttaatagaataaacatcgattttgaaatttgttaagTAAAAAATAGTTTTGGGTAGATCTATCTTTAGAGCAATCTTgagaatctaaattttaatgattaaaataataaaagttttttaattcttaaaagatACATGAATGCGGAATAgttaaattagaaatagaacTAGCagtataatatgataaagggataattaaaaaaattatatttttattttactgatttataatttttaatatgtaataatttttttcaaataaaaagaggtatttaattagaaatcgttataaaagaaagtatctcacattaaaaagtctcaatttataaaaatttaactaacTTCACTCTAATTGGtcatcattatcatatttttcacatttgataatatgaatttagagtttaaaaacttttaatttcattattgaCTGTTAAATTATcgtttaaaaagttattaatctGATGAGATTGATTAACagtcaaataataatatattgaattattaatttctaaactcatttaatcaaatatatgaaatatgataaCAATGGTTGATCAGAGTAAAGACAACTAAATCCTTATCAATcaatactttttaataataaaatacttcATTTTGGTGCGATTTTTAATTGCATACCGCTTTATATCTGaaatatatcatattattaaaaattataaataaaaaaatataatggcactttagaaaattttaatagtagTAATTTTACCTCATatttagataatgattataaaggaaaaattatataaggagaaaaaaataactaaaattcaattatttaagaaaaagactattacatatttaaaaagaCAGTTGAATGAAAATTCTGATCTTAtgaatctcaaaatcaacaatatattataaaataatagaaaaaggtctagtatataaatattgaaataattaaattagcaacacattttttatttttatagcaaAAACCTCTTAGAAAGGCAAGACTTGCACTGCAATACATGCATTGtgcttaaataattaagtcaATTTGATGCAACTCGCAAAAAGGAGTCTTCAATTTTCACCTACTTAACTCAATAGTTTTTAAATCAGTAATAAGCCATGATTCATTTACTATGAACTTTTGAAAGCCCTAAATACCTcctcattttttttctataaatagtGAACTAACAGAGCCATTTTCTATAAATGGGAAGTAAGGAAAGAAAAGTAGGATAAATCTAGCCCCCCAACTATAAACTAACAAAAAGGTAGAAGTTTGTTGgctcaatttttcttttttgaccATTGGAgccataataaaaatacaaagttCACAAGCCAATAAAGTCTAACTCCATTACAAAATGAGCCTCAAACATGAAAAGTCCATCTAACTATTTCTACCACAAACTCTAAACGATGAATTGTTGAAGCTGTGCATATTGTTTTGGCATCAACAAAGAACAAAATGCATTCCAATTTGGACCATCATTGATTGCTCAAACCCAGCTAAGTAGCCACCAAATaaaggaaaggaagaaaaactCCATCAAGACAGTAATCTTTCATGGTGTTGTGACACCCTCAAAACTATTGTCACACGCTAGATCCAAACGCTCTAGTCTGAGAAAATTGGAAACAAGCTCAAACCTCCATTAGAGAAGGTTGAAAATGAATCTTGCATCTCTGCTATTAgaccataaaagaaaattccatGACCAGTGTGCTAGCAAAAGAGCCACCCATATGCACAAGCCAATGCTTGAGAAGAAAAGAGTATAATTCCTTAAACAAGGTCATTACACctagataaaagaaatatagaaCAAGAAGTAAAAGgaccaataaaaaaaaactgagaaaaagaagagtcCTTGCTGTTGGGAAACCATCAACAGTAAGGATAGGCAAAGACTTTTGAGAGtattttttgtcattttttctCGAAAATTGAATTTTCCTAAATCTGGTTTCAAAATATGGAAGCTTAACCAAGACCATATATAATTCAATCTCTAATCAAATGTAATTTTCCACACCCTAACTCTTGTAATTTAAACTAGGACTCAGTTATTGATTGGCATCGTAGAACTAGAATGTGCCCCTAATGGAACAATTCTTGAATCAGGAAGATATCAGTGCTATCTTGAGAATTCGAATCGGTGCGAGGCACTTCCCTGATAGGCTCATCTTGTTCCCAGATAAAAAAGGCATTTTTTCCATCAAGTCTTGTTAACCTCTTGGCCTACTCTCGTTCTCAGAATTTagactcttcttcttcaaatgcTATCCACATCAACAACTAGTTTGGAAATCGATCAGGAAACTCAAAGTTAGTCCTAGAGTTAAAACTTTCATGTGGCGTGTAGTTTGTAATGCTCTCCTATCTTTAGCAATCTTGAAGCACAGAAAATGCATTAGCTCGAACATGTGCTTGTTTTTATGGGAAGAGTAATGAGACTATAAAGCACCTCTTATTCTTTTGTGATCAAGCATCTGTTACGTGGTTTGCTAGCCCTTTACAATATAGACCCAATCCAATTGGGTTTGATAGTCTACAAGATTGGTGGCACAAGATGGTGGAATTTGACAAAGAAGATAGAGCTGATAATATTTTGTCCCTTGTAGCCAACACTTGTTAGTATATATTTGGAAAAGTACAAAAGGTTTTGTGCTTGAAAAGCAAGATCCACATCCAATCTGGAATGTGACTAGAGCTCAACAATGTATAAAGGAAGTGGTAAGTCTTCAACCTACTGAGAGTGTCGGCAAGGCAATGGATGAGGATCAGCATGTTGTTGTTGCAAGTAATTGGATTCCTTCCCCATTGATttgcataaaaattaatgatgttttccttataaaaaagattgTATGTCAGGCTATAGTATTGTGAGTCGTGATCATTAGGGGCGAATTTGGAAAGCAAGAATCCAGTTCGGTTCTGCAAGGTGAAACGAGAGCTCTAGTGGAAGccatgcttttttttttcgtcTAGAAAATTTGCACATGTCAATTTCGAAACTGATTCTCTTATGCTAGTGCAAGCCATTGAGAGCAGTGATTCAGAGATCAATTTGGCCATAGAAGCCGATCTCCTCTTTATTAAATCTTTAGAGTTATCAACTCCTCCTGGAGTATTTTGTACATGAGTAGAACTACTAATTTTGTTGCGAATTGATTGGCCAAACAAGGTATGCTAAATGTTTGTCCTATTGCATGGCAAACCAATCCCTAGCGCTTTTTCACTTGAGGGTtgaatatgttttttttttgtatcaaACGAGtataatgtattttttttgttacaaatttatatttttattattttttacataattttgcatgtatttaacataaatcattactaaattatgattttataaaaaatgcaGCATCTTATAATGCAtcatataattcatatatatattaaaattttacttttaaaaagtaatttcttaaatttgatgaaaataaaaataatatatgttcTAACAATCTTTTATCATTACAAAATATCTAATGGAATGTTAAATCacttaaaaatacttattttataagaaatttatatttctattaatatttacaatctaaaaaatgagaaaaatattaaatgtacCTAAAAAGtgctaaaatattaaaatacatgttacttttttaatataaaaatacatatatccatcaaatataaaagtgTAAAACCATAAggtaattttttgaattttactctaaaatatataccacAAGAATCGTAATTAATTTGAAAGTTAGCACTATAACTGAAACgtactaataatataaactatCGAGTCTATTTCCATCATCCTGCACAcccatacatatatatatatatatatatatattgatttattttcttatttatatataaacaatattaacataaaaaaaattcaaatcttATCGTGTTTTGACCTTTATTAtccaatatttttaattttggcgaatttatcaaaaaacgtaaatattttgacaattttagCCAATTGATAATACTGACTCAAATTAGCtgacattttatttaatatgacatGTAACTCATGTTGGCATTTAGTGCTTAAAATACGAGGGATCTATATGACACCTTATTTGTCACATTAACAactaagttattatttttaaccaaaactgaaaaatatttagatctATACAcccaatattaataatatcaagaTTTTATCCGATTCTAATCTATTtgcaaataattttatgtttagcGATTTATTGCATCAATACAATCATTTGACTTgaattaagaaaattcatCCAACTTGGTTACACTTTATTGAATAGCAAATGAAGTGTTGCGTATAccacatatttaaatattaccaTTAATAGATATTCATATCATTGttacataaaatatatcatgCAATTTTGATCAGCATAGTTAATTTGctaaaatgtttaaatttttggataaaaatatcaaaattaaaaggataTTTCCAATTAAGAgtatcaaaagaataaattttagagTTAAAATAAAGTACAATTTGTATGTAAAATACACCCATATAATGTGCAACCCCCTCTTATAGAAGGATGGCTACGGTACTACCTTTCTATGAAAGGGTGCGTATGAAGCCCCTTAAAAGGAATGCCCAAGGCACAATCCTATATGGGGTGCATGCGACACCTTCCTTGAGCAAGGTATTGTATAACACCTTTTTCCATAAATGGGTGCTACAACTATATTGTTAACCTAGATGATTTATCATAAAGTTGAAGTCTCTAATTTTGATCTCAACAGTCAAATTGAGTCTAGAACTAATGAACTTTTAAGTGTTGTTTATGTAGTAAATATCATAGTTCATAATCCAAGTCTATTTAAAAATTGTGACCACACTCCTCAAAGCTCAACTACGAAAAGCTCAAATATAAAGACAGAAGCTCTGGCAtatttaggaaaaaaaatcatGACCACACCTATGAAAGTGTGACCGCGAAAAGCAAGAGTTTTGAGGCAAAGGCTATTGGACTTTTGAAGCTGAAAATCGCGACTACTATCTTTAAAGTGCAACCGCAAAAATTATGAAGGGTTGTGACCGTTGTAAACCGCGATGCATACATTTGAAGCAGCTAATCCTTGTGTGCCATGTCAGATAACCATTGGGGACATTTCAAGAATCGCGACCGCGATTTTTAGACTATGACTGtgcatttaattaattatcttaaaataaaatgagtgcttttgaaaaaaaattgtataacAGTTCTTTAAGGTTTCTAAGGTATAAATACCACCTCAAATAATCTTAAATGGCTGATCAACAACCTTCAAAAGTTTATAGTTATTgtgctttaattttctttcttcttgcattcaatttcttcaattttagGTTGTTGTAAGAGCTTAAATACTCTTGTGAGATTTGAGTGTTATTCTTAAACACTCGAGATTGAGTTTGAGAGCTAACATAGGAAAAAAGTCCTATAAGGGTTGTGCGTGAGCCATAAGACATAAGTATAAAGGTTTGGTGTAAgccttaaatattaatttgagagtAAAGTTGGAGAAATTGCattataattaagttaaagATAGTGAAATATCCAATTGGAAATTAAAGAGTGGAGGCACAACTGGTTAATATTCGGACCACTATAAATTGTGTGTTATTCTTTCTTGTATTTACTTTCTTCTactctataaatatttagttagcAACCATTctcatatttatcaattcaaTCCCCCCTTCTTAGTTCATAAGGATAAATATATACCCTCTTATGAGAATATTCATTTATGCTCTTTCTTTCAAATAATGAGtgatctttaaaaattatatatatatatatatatatatatatatattaagctatatttctctataaaaatatgaatttatataatccattttattttatacacgagatttatttaaaaaaaaaatcaaaaatctCATGTATAGTATAAATGTAGACGCATCTAATAATGTcattattcaatatttaaatcatattaCTAAATAAACATTATTTCAAACTTTATTATTGTGTTTTTTGGACAATTTTAGATTGTAAATAAGGCCAATTGTCATTCAATTGTGATATCTAATGTAATTCTGGCTTCACATGCTTAAAGTAACACTACAAGAATACCAACATGAGCACTAATTATCAACAGTTTACCGACGGATTAGTAACCGATACGGGTGTAATCCTCCTTACTTTTATTTGAAAGACATATAACATAGGGCCAAATAATAGGAAAAGAGGTCCAAACTACTTAAC
The sequence above is drawn from the Ricinus communis isolate WT05 ecotype wild-type chromosome 7, ASM1957865v1, whole genome shotgun sequence genome and encodes:
- the LOC107262276 gene encoding exopolygalacturonase-like; the encoded protein is MSSKTIISTIFMLLLSISIPRALSIDVDITTLGAKADEKTDINAALTDAWKQACGAKGASKVIIPKGIYLLSGPIIMAGPCQGTIELVVEGTLKAPESIKGDTWVSFEHVDQFTMSGGGIFDGQGQSAWGKNDCAKDATCDAMAYNLRFNYLNKALIHDITSLNSKNFHVNVLGCNDITFKSFTITAPATSLNTDGIHIGRSKGVNVIDSKIGTGDDCISIGDGSQQVHITNVKCGPGHGISIGSLGRYPNEEPVSGIFVQHCTLSNTDNGLRIKSWPGLESGTAADLHFEDIIMENVKNPILIDQMYCPYNQCNHNSASKVKISKVSFKRITGTSATPLAVQLVCSSGLPCESIELEDVDLKYTGGGGPATSECSNVKPKIAGTFTVAGCEA